In Desulfobulbaceae bacterium, a single genomic region encodes these proteins:
- a CDS encoding addiction module protein — translation MKTKDLITEATSLPVEERAIVIDCLLKSLNQPDTDIEKKWVSVAKKRLEEIRNRNVDVVPGDKVFEKIWSRFAE, via the coding sequence ATGAAGACTAAAGATTTAATAACAGAAGCAACCTCATTGCCGGTCGAAGAAAGGGCAATAGTTATTGATTGTTTGCTAAAAAGTCTTAATCAACCAGACACTGATATTGAAAAAAAATGGGTATCTGTTGCAAAAAAACGACTTGAAGAAATCCGAAACAGGAATGTCGATGTGGTACCTGGAGATAAAGTGTTTGAAAAAATTTGGAGCCGGTTTGCAGAATGA
- a CDS encoding type II toxin-antitoxin system RelE/ParE family toxin — translation MKHFFHHAAEQEFFEAINYYEEKENSLGYDFAVEVYSTIERIISFPNAWPLIDEDIRRALVRRFPFGILYHEEKGEIFILAVMNLHRNPGYWKLRKKNK, via the coding sequence ATGAAGCATTTCTTTCATCATGCAGCAGAGCAAGAATTTTTTGAGGCAATAAATTACTATGAAGAGAAGGAGAATTCGTTGGGTTATGATTTTGCCGTGGAAGTCTATTCCACTATTGAAAGAATAATTTCTTTTCCCAATGCATGGCCATTAATCGACGAAGATATTAGACGGGCATTAGTAAGGCGCTTTCCCTTTGGGATTTTGTACCATGAAGAAAAAGGAGAAATATTCATCCTTGCCGTAATGAATCTGCATAGAAATCCTGGCTATTGGAAACTTAG
- a CDS encoding HEPN domain-containing protein, which produces MSGSGKNDLMRYRLDRAHETLAEAIILKRENHWNACVNRLYYACFYAISALLLTKGLSSRKNSGVKALLNQHWVKPGKISKDKGRFYHKLFESRQEGDYLDFVEYDKETVYSWIGQAKETINHGYVDLYSRIS; this is translated from the coding sequence GTGAGCGGAAGCGGTAAAAATGACCTCATGCGCTACCGCCTTGATCGGGCTCACGAAACTCTTGCAGAAGCGATTATCTTGAAACGAGAAAACCATTGGAATGCCTGTGTGAACCGGCTTTATTACGCATGTTTTTATGCAATTTCGGCTTTGTTGCTGACCAAAGGTTTGAGTTCAAGAAAAAACAGCGGGGTGAAGGCGTTACTCAATCAACATTGGGTGAAGCCTGGTAAGATTAGTAAAGATAAAGGGCGATTTTACCATAAACTTTTTGAGAGCAGACAGGAGGGCGACTATCTCGATTTTGTTGAATATGACAAAGAGACTGTGTACTCCTGGATAGGCCAAGCAAAAGAAACTATAAATCATGGTTACGTGGATTTGTATTCGAGGATAAGTTAA